One Oncorhynchus mykiss isolate Arlee chromosome 9, USDA_OmykA_1.1, whole genome shotgun sequence genomic window, CACTCGACGGGGCCTACAGTACACTATGTTGCTTTAGTAGACattgaggagagaggggatgccAGCTAGATTAATACATTTGATCTGTACATATGTAGAAGTTTGGATTAATCTGTTATAGAAAATAGCTTTTCTGCTCCTGTCGCAGTGTTTCAAAAAAGACGAGAATGAGAGGACTCCCATGTTCTCTTTTTCAGTTTGACCGAAGCTGGCTCTTGTTTGATCTGAATATTCCACAATAGAAAGGGGCGAGGGAGCCCCCTGGAGGCACTCTGCAGGCGTGGCATCACTCAGTCTCAGTCTTTCCTCAGATTCAGATACAGATGGATTCCTAGGTAAGTTCTCAATCACATAcacctcacatcctctctcctcatctcaatCTCAAACCCCATTGGTGGAAATGTTCAGAGGGCatggacctctggctttctcatccaattagttgtgagaaagagaagaagagagaggacggAAGGAGTGTGTAATTGAGGTCTTCCCCTTGTGTCCGTTGCCTAAATCCTTTCGCTAAACgtcagagagaaaggggagaattataagagatgaggagaggatgggaggagaggaaggaatcgAGCCAGGACTATGAAGATGTGGCCAGAGAAATGGCCATACCAATGCTTGGGGATAGAGACCAACTGATTTTTCAAATGTATATTTTCTTGACGTCCTCTAGGTACGTCCTAGGAGACATTAATGGGTTGTGTTGAAATATGAAATAAGATGTCACACAGTCGTCTGTCAGTTAAGTCCAATGTTGATGTGCCACAGCTTTCTGCTGTATTTAATCATCTGGCTTTTGCTAAtgcacactactacacaccataCTGTTGGCTCGAGCTTACATCTATTCTTCTAGATAAAGGAGGACAGTTTAGAGACCGCTAACTACTTGGGTTATTGTGTCAGTTGACATTATGGATAAAAAGTTCTGCATCCTCTGTCCACATCAAAATAAGATGTGTGAAAAAACGGACGTTTTTGAGACGTCAAATACCTCAGTACGTATTGCCACTACAATATTATTACCAACTGTTGTGTTTAACACATCAAATACATGTAGTTGTGATGTTGTGCATTTCCACTCCCAACCTTTCCTCCTATTAATCAAAGCAAATTACTGTAAACAGAGACAATAAGAGAAGAGTCTGACATCTAGCATGTCCGCTTTTGGTTAATTCCTCTCTATGACCAGTAAGGCTTCCACATCCAGATAGTAGCCTAACAAGACGTCTGCACCAAAGATCAATGGCTTCGAGTTGCAATGGTACCTCTAGCTAAATCTATTTCAAATATCAGCACGGAGGAGAGCCCTACCGTGACTGTTTCAATTCAGAACACCATCTCATACAAACCCAGAGTACTCCATGACTACGGGGTGCCGTTTGTAAAGTTAAACAGTGAAGACTGTCATATTTCAATGGCAATTTTTGATCTAGCAGTTTGTGCATGTGACTTAAATATGAAGGAATACCAGTCCTGAAATGAATATAGACTAAAGAGCGGAGATATGGGTTATAAAGATGACATATTTGACGGAATAGAATCTGTTGTATTATATTAAATAAAGTGAACTTTTTAATTAAGAATTGCCTATTTTTATGTATTTTCTGAAGGTATGTCCCTCTAACATTGACATACTCCTGATATATTTCCATATATATTCAGATTATTAATACATGGGTATTACAACCGAATCTGTTCAAaatattgaagaggagtgggacaacattccacattcaacagcctgatcaactctatgtgatgGAGATGGGTCGCGCTACATCAGGCaaatggtggccacaccagatactgactggttttctgatccacgtccctacttttttttaaggtatctgtgactaacagatgcatatctgtattcccagtcatgttaaatccatattttagtgcctaatttatttattttaattgattgATTTTAACTTgactttaactcagtaaaatcttagaaattgttgcatgttgtgtatacatttttgttcagtgtatatccgAATGTAACAATTAATGTCAGTCTCAGTTTGTCTCATTATTCTAATCTAAAAGGAACGATGACCTAGCCCTGTGTAACGCTtctcgttggtggaaggagaggaggaccaaaatgcagcgtggtaaatgttcatcatgttttaattgaacaaactgaacactacacaaaataataacgaagagaaaccgaaacagttctgccaggtgaacagacactaaacagaaattaaacacccacaaccaaaatggggaaaacaggctacctaagtatgattctcaatcagagacaaccaggctacctaagtatgattctcaatcagagacaacgaacgacacctgcctctgattgagaaccatactaggccaaacacatagaaatataacaacctagaaaaaggaacatagactacccaccccaaatcacgccctgaccaacctaacacaaagacataagaaaggaactaaggtcggaacgtgacagtaccccccccccccccaaaggtgcggactcacctctggaccccactccaccatagtctttgtttGCCCGCTTAAGTGGCGCCTTTGGAGCggtgaccctcgccgccgacctcggactggggacccttgcagcgggccccgaatagatgggagactccggcagtgccggacaggcgggagactccggcagcgccgtagtgaagggtgactccggcagcgctgtagtgAAGGgtgactccggcagcgccgtagtgaagggtgactccggcagcgccgtagtgaagggtgactccggcagcgctgtagtgaagggagactccggcagcgccgtagtgaagggtgactccggcagcgccgtagtgaagggtgactccggcagcgctgtagtgaagggagactccggcagcgccgtagtgaagggtgactccggcagcgctgtagtgaagggcgactctggcagcgcctgactgacgggtggctctggcagctcaggacagacgggcggctctggcagctcaggacagacaggtggctctggcagctaaggacagacgggcggctctggcagctcaggacagacgggcggctctggcagctcaggacagacggcgGCTCTGGCCTGGAGagagaacctggagggaggagacggagagacagcctagtgcgtggggctgccacaggacccaccaggctggggagacctacaggaggcctggtgcgtggaggaggcaccggatggaccgggctgtgggggagcactggagctctggtgcgcagccttggcaccactcctccaggctggatgaccactttagcccggaccctccagagtgcaggcacaggttgaaccgggctgtgggtgagcactggagatctggtgcataccactcgcaCCTTTCGCTTAGGCTCAatacccacattcgcccggcacgggcGGAGCTCAGGcctaggacgcactgcaccctcccagcgccccggagacacagcacgcagcgccggcacaggataccctgggccgaaatggcgtaccggagaccaaacacgctgggccggcacaacacgccctggctggatgcccactctcgcatggcacttgcggggggctggccgatagcgcaccgggctatgagcgcgtactggcgacaccgtgtgcttgactgcataacacggtgcctgaccagtactgcgcttcttccggtaagcacggggagttggctcaggtctatcgcctgactcagccaatctccccgtgtcccccccccccccccccaatgttttggggctgcctctcgtgcctgttgcgctgcctctcgtgcctgttgcgctgcctctcgtgcctgttgcgctgcctctcgtgcctgttgcgctgcctccagttcttccttggggcggcgatattccccagcttGTGCCCTGGGTCCCTTGccttccagtatctcctcccaagtccagaaccctctgctccaggttaccacgctgcttggtcctttattggtgggtagttctgtaatggtgttcctcctcttctgaggaggagtaggaaagatcggaccaatgcacagcgtggtaagtgtccatattttaattaaagaaaACCGAACCAAAAGAACAAGAGCaaaaaatgaaaaccgaaacagtcctgtatggaaaaacacagacacagaaaacaactacccacaaatcatagtgggaaaacaggctgcctaagtatggttctcaatcagagacaatgataaacagctgcctctgatcgggaaccataccaggccaaacacagaaatacaaaaacatagaacaacacatagaatgcccaccccaactcacaccctgaccaaactaaaatagagacataaaaaaggaactaaggtcaggacgtgacagtaacACGGCTGTGATATAGAATACAGGGGCTGGGGAAAATTGGGAGGAGGCTAATGGGAGAGAAAGCCCCTTAAAATTGAGAGGGTAAggctgggggagaggggaggctgggagatagaaagaggtgagagagggggtgaggctTGGGGAGAGGGTGAAGCTGGGAGctagagagggggggtgaagaggaAAAATCAAAGGGCTTTCCTGTCACCACTGGGGTGGTCTAAGCAACAGGGGGGTCTGCGCAACGGGGGTCCCATTCAAAGGGGGAGTCCTGTCGAGTGGAGGGCCAGTGAATCTGTTGACTCAATCTCCTCAATTCAGAGAAAGTAAACAGCCATTAAAGCCACGTGATTGTGAACTTGATTGCAGAAGGCGAAACAACTTCCCCTGAAAATCCCTCCCCCAAACTGCACTCAAACAGCCCCCGTCCCCCCACCAAACTACTCCCTGAAcagcccccacccacccacccactaaACTGCCCTCAAACAGCCCCTTGTCCCCTCTACCAAACTGCCCCCAAACAGCCCCCATCCCCCCCACCAAACTGCCCCCAAACATTCCTTCACACTTCAATGATAGAATACTGAAATTCACACAATACTAGTATTAGGTGGAAGTAGGCATAGCAAGCATTTGAGTCTCACATTATCACTCTGACAAAATATGAGAAAataacatcagataacatggaTTTGCTTTAGCAAGGAATTTACATTTATTAAAATGTACATGCGGTCTTAACTTGAATAAGGTTGTGCgtgaaataaatatatacattattTACAAAGTCTTACAAATGTTTGtttgtatctacagtatagtaaTGGCAATTCACATAATAATGAAATAACATGAATCCATTTCAACaataattaataaaacattatcACACTGATCCCGCCAATCAACCGTCAGATCAATGTATACATTTGGCCAAACAGGACATTTCTAAAATCAACCAATGTGTGGTATACTTATTTCAGATACATTTTCCTCCTCAGGTAATTAACAGTTCATTAACAAAAAGATTTCCAGATTCTAAAAGGTGAAACATGCAGAAAGTTGATTATTTGCATATTACACACATTTGCtgaattatttacattttaatatTACAAATCAAATCTAAATCCAATGAATGCCTTGGACTTTGATAGATGATCACTGTTGGAAGTATGTCATCATTAAGAGGAAAGAGTTCCTTTGATCTTGCTAATCATTTTGTGTGATAACTAGAAATGCCCATCACAGTGAATGCTCTGTATCCATATATAAATCCTAAACCTCGCCACACACTTGGCTTCCCTTGTTATGAAATACCTCTCACGACAACAGAATATGCTAGAGTATATAGTCTGTCCTCGTGGTTCGCTCCACTCCATCTCAGAGGGTCTGTGGCAGTTAGTTACAGTACAGTCACACATTGCAATCTCTTGACTCTATAATGCGGCCCTCATAGTCTGCTTTACTCTCTCTTGATATTGGCCAACAGAGAGTCTGACGTGTTCCCACAGGACCGGCTCTTCCTACTCTGGTGAGTCTTGACGTGTTTGGAGAGGTGGTCGCTCCTCATGAACCTCTTCCCGCACTGCTGGCATCCAAACCTTTTCTCCCCGGTGTGTGTTCTGAGGTGGCGCTGTAGCTCGTCGGAGCGCGTGAAGCTCTTCCCGCAGAACAGCCAGTTGCAGATGAACGGCCTCTCCCCGGCATGCCAGCGCAGGTGAGCCTTCAGGTGAGACGTCTTCTTGTACACCTTGCCGCACTCTGGGATGTGGCAGATGTGCAGTCTCTTCTTGCCAAACTCGAGTCCCCCGCCGTTGGCCTGGCAGTTGGGGCACTTGCAGCGACGGCAGCGGCGTGTGGAGGATAACAGGCCCTTGGAGGTGCCCTGGAGGAGGGCTGTGATTTGGGGCTGTTGACCCAGGACCAGCTGCCGGCCCAGGGAGAAGGCGTGGGGGTGGTTGGAGGAGCTGCTGTGGCCAGTGGTCTGGGGGAGGCTCCACCACCCCTGCTGGCCCTCCTCCCCCACGTGGTGGTGTCCTCCGGATAGATGGTGCCTGGCAGAAGAGACAGAGTTCTGGAGGAAGCTGGGGAAGTTCTGTCCCACAGAGACTGCGTTGTGTTGAGGGTAGTAGGGCGGCCCATTGGGGCCCTGGCTCTGGGACGAGAGGACCTTGACTGGAGAGAGCTCGAAGGAGTAGGCGGATGGAGGCTCGGCCGGCGGAGTCAGGGGCAgctcgtggtggtggtggtgatggtggtggtgatggtggagcgcgtgggggtgggggtgagggCCCAGGCCAGACTGCAGACTGTGTCCACATCCAACAGGGAACTGGACCTTGGGCACCGTTAACGTCATGGCCTGGTGGGCGGCCGCGGCTGCAGTGAAGCTGGAGGCACTGAGACTAGAACTAGGGGCCACTGCCACCTCGTTGCTCCATATTTGGAACATCCCGGAGGCTGCGCCTACCCTCATGGACTCCTCATAGGGAAACTGGGAACCATCGGAGCCCACCATGGAGCCCAAAGTGCCTCCCACAACCGTCCCCCCCACCTGCCAGGCCTGGCTACAGGTGGTGGCCAAGAAGGACAGGGCGTTGGGGGCTCCCTCTGGGGATGAGCTGGGGGTCCGGTCCTGGTAGAAGATGGATAAAGAACATGGTTCACTACCTCACACTAATGAGCCAAGCTCATTAAAACTTcaaagtcaatcaatcaaatgtattcagaACTCACTTTTTACATCAGAAGTTGTACAAAGTGCTTTCACAATAAGTATGATTACATTTCAGCAATTCTATTAATTAATAGTGTAAATAATTATGTTATTTCTCACGTCATACTTTTTTTTGCTGTTGAATATCAGATAACAGACGTTAGTAAATTAATGTAAACTACAATTTCGCAAATCGTTATCAATCACTAATCATTCACAATAATTAAATGATCATGATACCACGTTATTTGTTCAACATAAAACTTCCTAACATTCTTTTATTCTTTAAGATTTTACAATACTTTACGTTTTCTTAGTTATAAACGCATCAGACAGTGAATAGCCTACTGACAATCCGTGGGAAATCAAGCTTCAGAACTCTGCAATTATTAATGAGTTGTTGCGCAAGTTCTTCTTGCCACACATTTATGAGGACTCCATAAACGGTATAAGTAGAACTGCCTATACTGATCTGTATCAAAATTATTACTAACAAACCTGTAAAAAGGTGTGCAGAAAGTTGTCAGTCCGTTGTATCGTCAGAGCTGCCATCTGTTCACGGGCTCTGTCTCGCTCCTGCAACACGAGCTGCGCAGACCAGCGGCGATGGCGGTGCAGGGAAGCGCAAAAGCAAGCGCTCGGGTCAGTAAGCGACCCTGAAAATAAAAACAGTCCTATTCCGAAACAAAGTAATCCAATGTCATTCAAGACAATTGTACTGCCCTCAGTCCGTCTCGTTACAACTCATAAAATGGTCTGAATGAATGAAAAACCCAAACTCATTCCACTTTATTTGAATCCTTTTCGGTCACAAGCAGTCGCATTCAACCACAGAGCAGAGCGTGTCTTTTGAAGTGCGAGTGAGGAATTAACTATTGCAATATGAATGCTGTGTTTAATGTCAAAGGCAGTTGGGCTGCATCTCGTCTTTATAGGGCGAGAGGGTCCTCTCAACGGGGTCTCCACGAGAACCAGTGaacgaagagagagagggggatgtgaggATTATTATTTGGGGAGGGGGTTACATTGATAATAAATTAGGTTAGGGGGTGGGTTGCTCATAATTTCACTCAATTTCAACCAAATCCTGACCTCGCGAAACAACTCCTTCCTCAATTGTTCTGCATAACTTTGAGGCGTGATAAAGGTCTTCTCCAATATCCTACAATTTGAAGGAGGGATGTGCTCCCGATTTTATTTGCATATAAACTGCGTAACTGCTTTAGTATACCTGCAACCGGTATTATTATGAATAATAATATGCCAAATCATAATAAAAATAAGCATGATAATTCAATAAATATAGGGTACATTTATACAATAACATATCAATGATAAACAGTTCATGAGCAGTTGAACTCACAAATACATGTCTTAAATTGTGTTCAATGCACCATAatgtaaagcattttttttttttagatgagATGAATTAGCCATCACAGAGAATTTAGTGTCAAGTACATTGGTGATACACTGTATCATACCAGGGTGGGCAATACATCATCAAATCCGTTTCCAAGTCACAATCAAATAAGTTTAATCACAGAAATAACTGAAACGCTTACAATCATCTTCCCTgaatttctctctttttttctttctttctcatggTTACACCTTCCCAGGCATTTCACTTGGGATCTGACTGTAGTGTCGGACACATAGCCCTCACGGCCGTAACATTAAATGTTTTCCCTCACAAAGATCATTGATAAAAATCGAATCAAAGCCTCCCTAATTCTCACTGCTAGGTGGGTGACACATCAAATAGGACCTGCCAGTGCTTGACTCCTTCACACTTCAGGGTCATGGAAAGGTCGTTTCAGATCTAGCATTCAATAGAGATCGGGAGAGTTAATCTCATTCTGTAGGTCTGTTCACCATTACAATGTTGAGTTTAAATCTAAGTCTGGAGTTTACCTCATTTCTCATGTAAATGGAAGAACAAAGCCTGATCTCTTCGCAATGAACCACATTATCCTCATAGGTTGGGGGTTTTCATTCCAAGAGAATGCAGAAAACTTTGCAGATAATTCACAGACATTGTGTGTTCttacaaaacaccagtcttatTAAAGACAAACTGTATATCAGTCATACTGTAAGCTACCAGTATATTTTACTTTCCAGCTACCTTATTTGTAAAAGTTTAGTTGAATGAGGACAAGAATGGGCAAGC contains:
- the LOC110532695 gene encoding transcription factor Sp5-like — its product is MAALTIQRTDNFLHTFLQDRTPSSSPEGAPNALSFLATTCSQAWQVGGTVVGGTLGSMVGSDGSQFPYEESMRVGAASGMFQIWSNEVAVAPSSSLSASSFTAAAAAHQAMTLTVPKVQFPVGCGHSLQSGLGPHPHPHALHHHHHHHHHHHELPLTPPAEPPSAYSFELSPVKVLSSQSQGPNGPPYYPQHNAVSVGQNFPSFLQNSVSSARHHLSGGHHHVGEEGQQGWWSLPQTTGHSSSSNHPHAFSLGRQLVLGQQPQITALLQGTSKGLLSSTRRCRRCKCPNCQANGGGLEFGKKRLHICHIPECGKVYKKTSHLKAHLRWHAGERPFICNWLFCGKSFTRSDELQRHLRTHTGEKRFGCQQCGKRFMRSDHLSKHVKTHQSRKSRSCGNTSDSLLANIKRE